Genomic segment of candidate division WOR-3 bacterium:
TCCGGCAACGCGTGAGTTGACAGAGTTGCTGCTTATGGACAGCGCCTTCTTGCAGCTGAAGGATGCAGAGTATTTGAACAGAAAAAGAAATTCCGGAGAACCGCAGGTAGAACCCCTCTACACCGAAGAAGACGTTAAAAGAGTTTTTGAATTGGTCCAGACGGTTAATTTTCACGAATATTTCGAACCCTCGTCGGGACTTACGGCGAAGTTTCTCAGAGCCGGTCATATTTTAGGATCTGCTATGATCCAAATCTCGGAAAAAAGCAGGACTATGCTTTTTTCGGGAGACTTGGGTAGAAAAAATGCTCCTCTGCTTAAAGACCCTGAAAAAGTTGACGACTCGCACGTAAACTTGCTACTCGTGGAGAGCACTTACGGAGGCAAAACGCACAAAGGATATAATGAAGGTATTGAGAGGATTTTTAAGGCTGTAGAAAAAATATGTCAGACTAAAGGAAAGTTAATAATACCAGCATTTTCAGTCGGCAGAACCCAGGATATTGTTTACGCCCTGCACAAGTTGACGGTCGAAAAAAAGATTCCGTTTTTACCCATATACGTAGACAGCCCTCTGTCGACTAATGTAACGGACATTTACAGACAACATTTTTACGAACTCGATGAAGAGACAATGCAGTTGATGAAAGAAGACGGAGACCCTCTCGGCTTTGGCAAATTAAAATACACGAGGACTGTCGAAGAGTCTAAAGAGCTGAACGGAAGAGAAGGTCCGATGGTAATAATCTCAGCGAGCGGAATGTGTGAAGGGGGGAGAATAGTCCACCATCTGAAAAACAATATAGAAGATCCCAGAAATGTTATTTTGATAGTCAGCTTTCAGGCGGTGCACACTCTCGGCAGGAGAATAGCTGAGGGGATGGAAGAGATAAAGATATTCGGAGACACATACAGAGTCAGAGCAGAGGTGATGACGAACAATGAATGGAGCGCTCATGCTGACGGACCGGAACTTGAAGATTTTGTCAGGGAAACCAAAGCGGACAAAACGATACTTGTTCACGGCGAATTAAAGCAGATGGAATTTTTGAAAGCTAAAATTGAAAACATGAATTTGCAGGTTTTGATTGCCGACGAAAATCAAGGTTTTGTGGAAGTTTGAAAACAGGAGATGATATGGAAAATATCAGAAGTAAGTGGGAAAAAATAAACGAGGATTTCATCAATTTCTTGATTTTTGAAAAAGGCGTCAGCCCAAACACCCTCAACGCTTATAAAAACGATATAAGACAGCTTTCAAATTTCTGCATGGACATGATGTTATGCCCTGAAAACGTCAAACACGAGCATTTGATAGATTATTCCGAAAAACTGGTTCAAGCCGGTTTAAAACGAGCTTCGATGAGCAGAAAAGTGTCTTCAATAAACCATTTTTTCAATTTTCTCAAAAACAACGAAATGATTATTCAAAATCCAGTAAAGGAACTGGTTGTCTCAAGAGGGAAAAGATCCCTTCCTGTCCCTTTGAGCATAGAAGATATCGAGAAAATATTCAAGTCTATTGGTGATAAATCGCCTGAGGAAGTAAGGGATAGAGCTATTTTCGAACTGCTCTATTCTTCGGGGTTGAGAGTTTCTGAAATATGCTCTATGACTTTCAACTCACTTCTTTGGGATGAACAGCTGATAAGGATAACCGGAAAGGGGAACAAAGAGCGGCTTATACCTTTCGGAGATTACGCGGCACAAGCGTTGAAAAACTATCTTGAGTTTGCAAGACCGAAACTTCTTAAAGGAAAAAAAGACACCGACAAGGTTTTTCTGAGTTCAAGAGGAAGGTCGATTTCAAGACAGATGATATGGATAAGCCTTAAAAGAGCCG
This window contains:
- a CDS encoding MBL fold metallo-hydrolase; amino-acid sequence: MKIKSLGAVKTVTGSMHLVQSSSGGNCVLDCGLYQGKRAEAEGLNRNLKIDPASVDSVVISHAHIDHCGLLPYFVRKGFDQIIYMTPATRELTELLLMDSAFLQLKDAEYLNRKRNSGEPQVEPLYTEEDVKRVFELVQTVNFHEYFEPSSGLTAKFLRAGHILGSAMIQISEKSRTMLFSGDLGRKNAPLLKDPEKVDDSHVNLLLVESTYGGKTHKGYNEGIERIFKAVEKICQTKGKLIIPAFSVGRTQDIVYALHKLTVEKKIPFLPIYVDSPLSTNVTDIYRQHFYELDEETMQLMKEDGDPLGFGKLKYTRTVEESKELNGREGPMVIISASGMCEGGRIVHHLKNNIEDPRNVILIVSFQAVHTLGRRIAEGMEEIKIFGDTYRVRAEVMTNNEWSAHADGPELEDFVRETKADKTILVHGELKQMEFLKAKIENMNLQVLIADENQGFVEV
- the xerD gene encoding site-specific tyrosine recombinase XerD, whose product is MENIRSKWEKINEDFINFLIFEKGVSPNTLNAYKNDIRQLSNFCMDMMLCPENVKHEHLIDYSEKLVQAGLKRASMSRKVSSINHFFNFLKNNEMIIQNPVKELVVSRGKRSLPVPLSIEDIEKIFKSIGDKSPEEVRDRAIFELLYSSGLRVSEICSMTFNSLLWDEQLIRITGKGNKERLIPFGDYAAQALKNYLEFARPKLLKGKKDTDKVFLSSRGRSISRQMIWISLKRAAKAAAIGKDIHPHTLRHSFATHLLKGGADLRAVQELLGHSSISTTEIYTELDRDTLKEVIKTCHPREKMNE